One segment of Acidovorax sp. DW039 DNA contains the following:
- a CDS encoding TonB-dependent siderophore receptor produces MHFQIQRSLRLSAIAHAALTLCAFTSAAALAQTSAPSPADAIASPALSEVQVREAPASQGYQGAQRNTAATRTDTPLIETPQAVRVVPQQLMEDLGARRLADTVDFVSGITRLNDFGGTWDNYAIRGFSNTDGGQLLNGFASNRGYGPQRDVASVERIEFLKGPAAALYGSSEPGGTLNVVTKKPQFTAAHKAGVQVGTLGYRRATLDTTGPLGTDVAYRLNVAAEDGASRSHLVDNRKMVVAPAVTWNLGRDTVLNYEAEFIRIRTPLDRGLVQINGNVGAVPRDRFLGEPDRGNLHVNGDTHQLTLDHDLGQGWRTRLGASYRETDLYGNAVDFGTGQIGLLGSDGRTLARSDSWRSLPSRDTSVQAEVEGKITTGTLRHTVLAGVDSWHLTSGQDIKYSPQKYPIDIYNPTYGTVPSAPLAQGYLLNDRLRATGLFVQDQMDLSAQWKLLAGVRFDRFHQDNEDLMAGKRQVQSHSATTPRIGVTYLIDANTSVYASAGRSFRPNAGTDEQGHAFDPQKGKAFEVGAKWQSPDQRLNASVALFDIRKSNVLTRSPTNANFNIAAGEVRSRGLELDVAGQIDTHWRMTANLAYTDTEVTRDNNPALLGKRLLNVPRVSAGLFAIREDQAPWGGRYGLGGGLVHVGERTGTATDTYRLPAYTTARITGYWQIDKRTRLTLDVHNLFDKTYYTASWGALTVIPGMGRQVVAGVQVAF; encoded by the coding sequence ATGCATTTCCAGATTCAACGGTCCCTTCGCCTCTCGGCCATTGCCCACGCAGCGCTGACGCTGTGTGCCTTTACCTCAGCCGCCGCGCTGGCACAGACCAGCGCCCCTTCGCCCGCAGATGCCATCGCCAGCCCCGCCCTCTCGGAAGTGCAGGTGCGCGAAGCACCCGCCAGCCAGGGCTATCAGGGCGCACAGCGCAACACTGCCGCCACCCGCACCGACACGCCCCTCATCGAAACCCCGCAGGCCGTGCGCGTGGTGCCCCAGCAGCTCATGGAAGACCTGGGCGCCCGCCGTCTGGCCGACACGGTGGACTTTGTGAGCGGCATCACCCGCCTCAACGACTTTGGCGGCACCTGGGACAACTACGCCATTCGCGGCTTCAGCAATACCGACGGGGGCCAGTTGCTCAACGGCTTTGCCTCCAACCGGGGCTATGGTCCGCAGCGCGATGTGGCCAGCGTGGAGCGCATTGAATTCCTCAAGGGCCCGGCTGCGGCGCTGTATGGCAGCAGCGAGCCCGGCGGTACGCTCAATGTGGTCACCAAAAAGCCCCAGTTCACCGCCGCCCACAAGGCAGGTGTGCAGGTGGGCACGCTGGGGTACCGGCGCGCCACGCTCGACACCACCGGCCCGCTGGGCACCGATGTGGCCTACCGCTTGAACGTGGCGGCCGAAGACGGTGCCAGCCGCAGCCATCTGGTAGACAACCGCAAGATGGTGGTGGCCCCCGCCGTCACCTGGAACCTGGGCCGCGACACGGTGCTGAACTACGAGGCCGAGTTCATCCGCATCCGCACCCCGCTGGACCGGGGCCTGGTGCAGATCAACGGCAACGTGGGCGCTGTGCCGCGTGACCGCTTCCTGGGCGAGCCGGACCGGGGCAACCTGCACGTCAATGGCGACACCCACCAGCTCACGCTGGACCACGACCTGGGCCAAGGCTGGCGCACGCGCCTGGGCGCTTCGTACCGCGAGACCGATCTGTACGGCAATGCCGTCGATTTCGGCACCGGACAGATCGGCCTGCTGGGCAGTGACGGGCGCACGCTGGCGCGCAGCGACAGCTGGCGCTCTCTGCCTTCACGCGACACATCGGTGCAGGCCGAAGTGGAAGGCAAGATCACCACCGGCACGCTGCGCCACACGGTGCTGGCCGGGGTGGATTCGTGGCATCTGACCTCGGGCCAGGACATCAAGTACTCGCCGCAAAAATACCCCATCGACATCTACAACCCCACCTATGGCACCGTGCCATCGGCCCCGCTGGCACAGGGCTACCTGCTCAATGACCGGCTGCGCGCCACGGGTCTGTTTGTGCAGGACCAGATGGACCTGAGCGCCCAATGGAAGCTGCTGGCCGGGGTGCGCTTTGACCGCTTCCACCAGGACAACGAAGACCTGATGGCGGGCAAGCGCCAGGTGCAGTCGCATTCGGCCACCACGCCGCGCATCGGCGTGACGTACCTGATCGACGCGAACACCTCGGTCTACGCCTCGGCGGGCCGCTCGTTCCGCCCCAATGCGGGCACGGATGAACAGGGCCATGCGTTTGACCCGCAAAAGGGCAAGGCATTTGAAGTGGGGGCCAAGTGGCAGTCGCCCGACCAGCGCCTGAACGCGAGCGTGGCGCTGTTTGACATCCGCAAGTCCAACGTGCTCACGCGCAGCCCCACCAATGCCAACTTCAACATTGCGGCGGGCGAAGTGCGCAGCCGCGGGCTGGAGCTGGACGTGGCCGGGCAGATCGACACCCACTGGCGCATGACGGCCAACCTGGCCTACACCGACACCGAAGTGACCCGCGACAACAACCCCGCCTTGCTCGGCAAGCGCCTGCTGAACGTGCCGCGTGTGAGTGCGGGCCTGTTCGCCATCCGCGAGGACCAGGCCCCCTGGGGTGGCCGCTACGGCCTGGGCGGCGGCCTGGTGCATGTGGGCGAGCGCACAGGCACCGCCACCGACACTTACCGCCTGCCTGCCTACACCACGGCGCGCATCACCGGTTACTGGCAGATCGACAAGCGCACGCGCCTGACGCTGGACGTGCACAACCTGTTCGACAAGACCTACTACACCGCCTCGTGGGGCGCGCTCACCGTCATTCCAGGCATGGGCCGCCAGGTGGTGGCCGGGGTGCAGGTGGCGTTTTGA
- a CDS encoding LysR family transcriptional regulator, with the protein MAFTSDSVQVFLAALDHGSFSAAARALSRVPSAVSMTIAHLEAELAVPLFDRSGREPRPTAAARALEPQARLLAGQLQQLNAQALALTQGLEERLTLAIAPELLASRWTAPLAALAQEYPLLQVEVLTAPQVDALALLHSGRAQLALVFERPSIDGREGFQEVGTETLVAVMAPQHPVLVAARDAAQARGEPAQRAMLREEHLTTTRQIVVASRDLAQTDPRFVFARHHWRTDNHLAALGLIEAGLGWGWQPRALVQPRIAAGTLVEMPFENLSNGAALWVDVVWSKERPLGLGARRFVALMEIAEGKQ; encoded by the coding sequence ATGGCATTCACGTCTGACAGCGTGCAGGTGTTCCTCGCAGCGCTGGACCACGGCTCGTTTTCCGCCGCGGCGCGGGCTCTCTCGCGGGTGCCGTCGGCCGTGAGCATGACCATCGCCCACCTGGAGGCCGAGCTGGCCGTGCCCCTGTTTGACCGCAGCGGCCGCGAGCCCCGCCCCACCGCCGCCGCACGCGCGCTGGAGCCACAGGCGCGCCTGCTGGCCGGGCAGCTGCAGCAACTCAACGCCCAGGCGCTAGCGCTGACGCAGGGGCTGGAAGAGCGGCTGACCCTGGCGATTGCCCCAGAGCTGCTGGCATCACGCTGGACGGCCCCCCTGGCCGCGCTGGCGCAGGAGTACCCCCTGCTGCAGGTGGAGGTGCTGACCGCCCCGCAGGTGGATGCGCTGGCGCTGCTGCACAGTGGCCGCGCGCAACTGGCGCTGGTGTTTGAGCGACCCAGCATCGACGGGCGCGAGGGTTTTCAGGAAGTGGGCACCGAGACGCTGGTGGCCGTGATGGCACCGCAGCACCCCGTGCTGGTGGCCGCACGCGATGCCGCACAGGCCCGGGGCGAGCCCGCGCAGCGCGCCATGCTGCGCGAGGAGCACCTGACCACCACGCGCCAGATCGTGGTGGCCAGCCGCGACCTGGCCCAGACCGACCCGCGCTTTGTTTTTGCCCGCCACCACTGGCGCACCGACAACCATCTGGCCGCACTGGGCCTGATCGAAGCGGGCCTGGGCTGGGGCTGGCAGCCGCGTGCGCTGGTACAGCCCCGCATTGCGGCAGGCACGCTGGTGGAGATGCCTTTTGAGAACCTGAGCAACGGCGCTGCCCTGTGGGTGGATGTGGTCTGGTCCAAGGAAAGGCCATTGGGTTTGGGAGCGCGCCGGTTTGTGGCCTTGATGGAGATTGCTGAGGGAAAGCAGTAG
- a CDS encoding PACE efflux transporter — protein MQGIQRRVVYVTLYELIAIIVATFGLAALTGQSASHSSVASVAASAVAVVWNIVFNWAFERWESRQAVRGRSVARRVAHAIGFEGGLVFTLVPLFAWWFNVSLWQAFVMDLALIVFFLCYTFVFNWVFDRVFGLPASAMATPAQA, from the coding sequence CTGCAGGGCATTCAACGCCGCGTGGTGTACGTCACGCTGTACGAACTGATCGCCATCATTGTTGCCACCTTCGGCTTGGCGGCCCTCACGGGGCAGAGCGCATCGCATTCCAGCGTGGCCTCGGTGGCCGCCTCGGCCGTGGCCGTGGTCTGGAACATCGTCTTCAACTGGGCCTTTGAGCGCTGGGAATCCCGCCAGGCCGTGCGCGGGCGCAGCGTGGCCCGCCGGGTAGCCCACGCCATCGGTTTTGAAGGGGGGCTCGTGTTCACCCTGGTGCCACTGTTTGCTTGGTGGTTCAACGTGAGCCTGTGGCAGGCCTTTGTGATGGACCTGGCGCTGATCGTCTTCTTCCTTTGCTACACCTTTGTCTTCAACTGGGTGTTTGACCGGGTGTTTGGCCTGCCTGCGTCGGCCATGGCAACGCCTGCGCAGGCGTGA
- the metH gene encoding methionine synthase has product MSAVSVPPMKLSGLEPVSIGQGTLFVNVGERTNVTGSKAFARMILNGQYEEALAVARQQVENGAQVIDINMDEAMLDSKAAMVRFLNLIASEPDIARVPIMIDSSKWEVIEAGLRCIQGKGIVNSISMKEGVEEFKRQAKLIRRYGAAAVVMAFDEVGQADTYARKVEICERAYRILVDEVGFPPEDIIFDPNIFAVATGIEEHNNYAVDFIEATRWIKQNLPGAKVSGGVSNVSFSFRGNDPVREAIHTVFLYHAIQAGMDMGIVNAGMVGVYDELEPQLRERVEDVVLNRRPDAGERLVEIAESAKGAAKDDSKKLEWRGGTVNERLTHALVHGITEFIVEDTEEAYQAIVAKGGRPLHVIEGPLMDGMNVVGDLFGAGKMFLPQVVKSARVMKSAVAHLIPYIEEEKRQDELAGRDVRSKGKIVIATVKGDVHDIGKNIVTVVLQCNNFEVVNMGVMVPCHEILAKAKVEGADIIGLSGLITPSLEEMQYVAGEMQKDDYFRMKKIPLLIGGATTSRVHTAVKIAPHYEGPVVYVPDASRSVSVAQSLLGDGVHNYVNELNADYEKVRTQHANKKQTPMWSLEKARANRTPIAWAGYQPAVPRALGRRVFKNFDLAELAKYIDWGPFFQTWDLAGPYPAILQDEIVGEQARKVMADGQAMLKKIIEGRWLSASGVMALLPANSVGDDIEFYTDESRTEVAMTWYGMRQQTEKQVIDGVMRPSRCLADFVAPKDSGIADYAGLFAVTAGLGVEKKEKAFIDALDDYSAIMFKALADRLAEAFAECLHQRVRTDLWGYAAGEQLSNEDMIAEKYQGIRPAPGYPACPDHSAKTDLFRVLNAEDIGMSLTESLAMMPAASVSGFYIGHPDSVYFNVGKIGEDQLHDMAKRRGMDEKVLERLLAPNL; this is encoded by the coding sequence ATGTCTGCTGTTTCCGTCCCTCCCATGAAACTCTCTGGCCTGGAGCCCGTCTCCATCGGCCAGGGCACCCTGTTCGTCAACGTGGGCGAGCGCACCAACGTCACCGGCTCCAAGGCGTTCGCACGCATGATCCTGAACGGCCAGTACGAAGAAGCCCTGGCCGTGGCCCGCCAGCAGGTGGAAAACGGCGCGCAGGTCATCGACATCAACATGGACGAGGCCATGCTCGACAGCAAGGCCGCCATGGTGCGCTTTCTGAACCTGATCGCGTCCGAGCCCGACATCGCCCGCGTGCCCATCATGATCGACTCCTCCAAGTGGGAGGTGATCGAGGCCGGACTGCGCTGCATCCAGGGCAAGGGCATCGTCAACTCCATCAGCATGAAAGAGGGCGTGGAGGAGTTCAAACGCCAGGCCAAGCTGATCCGCCGCTACGGCGCAGCCGCCGTGGTGATGGCGTTTGACGAAGTGGGCCAGGCCGACACCTACGCCCGCAAGGTTGAGATCTGCGAGCGCGCCTACCGCATCCTGGTCGATGAGGTGGGCTTTCCACCCGAAGACATCATCTTTGACCCCAACATCTTTGCCGTGGCCACCGGCATTGAAGAGCACAACAACTACGCCGTCGATTTCATCGAAGCCACGCGCTGGATCAAGCAGAACCTGCCCGGTGCCAAGGTGTCGGGCGGCGTGAGTAACGTGTCCTTCAGCTTCCGCGGCAACGACCCGGTGCGCGAGGCCATCCACACCGTGTTTCTGTACCACGCCATCCAGGCGGGCATGGATATGGGTATCGTCAATGCGGGCATGGTCGGCGTGTACGACGAGCTGGAACCCCAGTTGCGCGAGCGCGTGGAAGACGTGGTGCTCAACCGCCGCCCCGATGCGGGTGAGCGCCTGGTGGAGATTGCCGAAAGCGCCAAGGGCGCAGCCAAGGACGACAGCAAGAAGCTGGAGTGGCGCGGCGGCACCGTGAACGAACGCCTGACCCACGCGCTGGTGCACGGCATCACCGAGTTCATCGTCGAAGACACTGAAGAGGCCTATCAGGCCATCGTGGCCAAGGGCGGCCGCCCGCTGCACGTCATCGAAGGCCCGCTCATGGACGGCATGAACGTGGTGGGCGACCTGTTTGGCGCGGGCAAGATGTTCCTGCCCCAGGTGGTGAAAAGCGCGCGCGTGATGAAAAGCGCCGTGGCCCACCTCATCCCCTACATCGAGGAAGAAAAGCGCCAGGACGAACTGGCCGGGCGCGATGTGCGCAGCAAGGGCAAGATCGTGATTGCCACCGTCAAGGGCGATGTGCACGACATTGGCAAGAACATCGTCACCGTCGTCTTGCAATGCAACAACTTCGAGGTGGTGAACATGGGCGTGATGGTGCCCTGCCACGAGATCCTGGCCAAAGCCAAGGTCGAAGGCGCAGACATCATCGGCCTCTCGGGTCTCATCACCCCCAGCCTGGAAGAGATGCAGTACGTGGCGGGCGAGATGCAGAAGGACGACTACTTCCGCATGAAGAAGATCCCGCTGCTCATCGGCGGTGCCACCACCAGCCGCGTGCACACGGCGGTGAAGATCGCCCCGCACTACGAAGGCCCCGTGGTCTACGTGCCAGACGCCTCGCGCAGCGTGAGCGTGGCCCAGAGCCTGCTGGGCGATGGCGTGCACAACTACGTGAACGAGCTGAACGCCGACTATGAAAAGGTCCGCACCCAGCACGCCAACAAAAAGCAGACCCCCATGTGGTCGCTGGAAAAAGCCCGCGCCAACCGCACGCCCATCGCCTGGGCCGGGTACCAGCCTGCGGTGCCCCGTGCGCTGGGCCGCCGCGTGTTCAAGAACTTTGACCTGGCCGAGCTGGCCAAGTACATCGACTGGGGCCCGTTCTTCCAGACCTGGGACCTGGCCGGGCCGTACCCCGCCATCCTGCAGGACGAGATCGTCGGCGAGCAGGCCCGCAAGGTGATGGCCGACGGCCAGGCCATGCTCAAGAAAATCATCGAAGGCCGCTGGCTCAGCGCGAGCGGCGTGATGGCCCTGCTGCCCGCCAACAGCGTAGGCGACGACATCGAGTTCTATACCGACGAGTCCCGCACCGAAGTCGCCATGACCTGGTACGGCATGCGCCAGCAGACCGAAAAGCAGGTGATCGACGGCGTGATGCGCCCCAGCCGCTGCCTGGCCGACTTTGTGGCCCCCAAGGACAGCGGTATTGCCGACTACGCAGGCCTGTTTGCCGTGACGGCAGGCCTGGGCGTGGAGAAGAAGGAAAAAGCCTTCATCGACGCGCTGGATGACTACTCCGCCATCATGTTCAAGGCCCTGGCCGACCGCCTGGCCGAAGCCTTTGCCGAATGCCTGCACCAGCGCGTGCGCACCGACCTGTGGGGCTACGCCGCCGGTGAGCAACTCAGCAACGAGGACATGATTGCCGAGAAGTACCAGGGCATCCGCCCCGCCCCCGGCTACCCCGCCTGCCCCGACCACAGCGCCAAGACCGACCTGTTCCGCGTGCTCAACGCCGAAGACATCGGCATGTCGCTCACCGAAAGCCTGGCCATGATGCCCGCCGCCAGCGTCAGCGGCTTCTACATCGGCCACCCCGACAGCGTGTACTTCAACGTCGGCAAGATTGGCGAGGACCAGCTGCACGACATGGCAAAACGCCGTGGCATGGACGAGAAGGTGCTGGAGCGGTTGCTGGCACCGAATTTGTGA
- a CDS encoding helix-turn-helix transcriptional regulator, producing MDDTFTVRTTEQLPQLLKAFRKNAGLTQADVALRLGVTQQTVSALERNAEAVSAERLMRLLNILGVEWVLRTRSASQSDPSDPPAPGDGAHW from the coding sequence ATGGATGACACCTTCACCGTTCGCACGACTGAACAGCTGCCGCAGCTTCTGAAGGCATTCCGCAAAAACGCGGGGTTGACCCAGGCGGATGTGGCCCTGCGCCTGGGCGTGACGCAGCAGACGGTGTCTGCCCTGGAGCGCAATGCCGAGGCCGTGAGCGCCGAGCGGCTGATGCGGTTGCTGAACATCCTGGGCGTGGAGTGGGTGTTGCGCACCCGCAGTGCCTCCCAAAGTGATCCCAGTGATCCACCAGCGCCGGGCGACGGCGCCCACTGGTAA
- a CDS encoding type II toxin-antitoxin system HipA family toxin, producing the protein MASQQRSRKALGLWMNDHFVGTWSLEAGGDVLQYDSQWVQSPQRRPLSLSLPFTPGNRPHKGDAVRFYFENLLPDSKDIRERVARRYQVGATDAYTLLREVGRDCVGALQILPAGDEPPTDLRVQAEPMSDHAVAQRIRTLAQPGAFGDAGMADDFRISIAGAQEKDALLFWQGRWCRPLGATPTTHIFKLPLGLIGNLQLDMQHSVENEWLCAQLLAAYGLPVAPCEILRFEDLKVLSVQRFDRRVWNDDTLLRLPQEDMCQATGTSPVLKYEADGGPGVDRIMAVLDGSAQRERDRFHFFMAQLLFWLLGATDGHAKNFSLFLRPGESFEMTPLYDVLSVYPLLGEGPGKLSPHKARLAMAVRGKNAHWHLNKILRRHWQDVGARYGIVSPSGLTVDALIAKVVQHTPTAVDSVQQKLPPGFPQQVAQSILDGIIQAAERLGRAYE; encoded by the coding sequence ATGGCCAGCCAGCAACGCAGCCGCAAGGCGCTGGGGCTGTGGATGAACGACCACTTTGTCGGCACCTGGAGCCTGGAGGCTGGTGGCGACGTGCTGCAGTACGACAGCCAATGGGTGCAATCGCCCCAGCGCCGTCCCTTGTCACTGTCTTTGCCCTTCACGCCGGGCAACCGCCCACACAAAGGCGACGCAGTGCGTTTTTACTTTGAGAACCTGCTGCCCGACAGCAAGGACATTCGCGAGCGGGTGGCGCGCCGCTACCAGGTGGGCGCCACAGACGCCTACACCCTGCTGCGTGAGGTGGGGCGGGACTGCGTTGGGGCGTTGCAAATACTGCCCGCTGGAGATGAGCCACCCACCGACCTGCGCGTGCAGGCTGAGCCCATGAGCGACCACGCCGTGGCCCAGCGCATCCGCACCCTGGCCCAGCCCGGGGCGTTTGGCGATGCGGGTATGGCGGACGACTTCCGCATCTCGATTGCGGGGGCACAGGAAAAGGATGCCTTGCTGTTCTGGCAGGGGCGCTGGTGCCGCCCCTTGGGGGCCACACCCACCACCCACATCTTCAAACTGCCTTTGGGGCTGATCGGCAACCTGCAGCTGGACATGCAGCACTCGGTAGAAAACGAATGGCTGTGCGCGCAGTTGCTGGCCGCCTATGGCCTGCCAGTGGCACCGTGCGAAATATTGCGCTTTGAAGACCTGAAGGTGCTGAGCGTGCAGCGCTTTGACCGGCGCGTATGGAACGACGACACGCTGCTGCGCCTGCCGCAGGAGGACATGTGCCAGGCCACTGGCACATCGCCCGTGCTGAAGTACGAGGCCGACGGTGGCCCGGGGGTAGACCGCATCATGGCTGTACTGGATGGTTCGGCCCAGCGCGAGCGCGACCGCTTTCACTTCTTCATGGCGCAGCTGCTGTTCTGGCTGCTGGGCGCAACCGACGGCCACGCCAAGAACTTCAGCCTCTTTCTGCGCCCCGGCGAAAGCTTTGAGATGACACCGCTGTATGACGTGCTCTCCGTTTACCCGCTGCTGGGCGAAGGGCCCGGCAAGCTGTCGCCCCACAAGGCACGTCTGGCCATGGCGGTGCGTGGCAAAAATGCGCACTGGCATCTGAACAAGATCCTGCGCCGCCACTGGCAGGACGTCGGAGCGCGCTATGGCATCGTGTCACCCAGCGGGCTGACGGTGGATGCCCTGATCGCCAAAGTGGTTCAGCACACCCCGACCGCAGTGGACAGCGTGCAGCAAAAATTGCCTCCCGGCTTTCCGCAGCAGGTGGCCCAATCCATATTGGATGGGATCATCCAGGCCGCCGAGCGCTTGGGGCGGGCGTATGAGTGA
- a CDS encoding RidA family protein, translated as MPTRDVVFPAGRQALYERNRYSPAVRANGFLFVSGQVGSREDGSPEPDLATQVRRAFTNLNAVLQAAGCTFDDVVDVTMFVVNPEANFETVWGIVPEFWGEAPHPTLTGIGVTWLYGFQFEIKVIAKLPQG; from the coding sequence ATGCCTACCCGTGATGTTGTCTTCCCCGCAGGCCGACAGGCGCTGTACGAGCGCAACCGCTATTCACCCGCCGTGCGCGCCAATGGTTTCCTGTTCGTCTCTGGCCAGGTCGGCAGCCGTGAAGACGGCTCGCCCGAGCCCGATCTGGCTACCCAGGTGCGCCGGGCGTTCACCAACCTCAACGCGGTGCTGCAGGCAGCAGGCTGCACGTTTGACGATGTGGTGGACGTGACGATGTTCGTGGTGAACCCCGAAGCGAACTTCGAGACCGTCTGGGGCATCGTGCCCGAGTTCTGGGGCGAGGCGCCCCACCCCACGCTCACCGGCATTGGGGTGACGTGGCTGTATGGGTTTCAGTTTGAGATCAAGGTGATTGCGAAGCTGCCGCAGGGTTGA
- a CDS encoding LysR family transcriptional regulator, with translation MDRFDALQAFARVVESGSFTKAAHTLHMSRTTVTQLVQQLEARLRVKLLHRTTRSVQLTADGAAYYPRVVRLLADLEDADASLSSAVTAPRGRLRVDVPSPLASLVLIPALPAFHAQYPDIQLHLGVSDRVVDIVSDQVDCVVRGGTITNPSLIARHVGDLVLRVYAAPSYLQRCGAPQHPMELQGPHHHTVGFVWARTGKPLPFAMRRGHEQVQAQGRYVCAVDDGNAYLAAGLAGLGVLWLPDYMAQPHVAAGTLVPLLADWQMEPMPLHIAYAPHRHVSAKLRVFIDWVVGLMEQHAPLQGCAIK, from the coding sequence ATGGACCGTTTTGACGCCCTGCAGGCCTTTGCCCGCGTTGTGGAATCGGGCAGCTTCACCAAAGCCGCTCACACCCTGCACATGAGCCGCACCACCGTCACGCAACTGGTGCAGCAGCTCGAAGCCCGCCTGCGCGTGAAGCTGCTGCACCGCACCACGCGCAGCGTGCAGCTCACCGCCGATGGCGCGGCCTATTACCCGCGGGTGGTGCGCCTGCTGGCCGACCTGGAGGACGCGGACGCCAGCCTCTCCAGCGCCGTCACCGCGCCCCGTGGGCGCTTGCGGGTGGATGTGCCCAGCCCGCTGGCCAGCCTCGTCCTCATCCCGGCGCTGCCCGCCTTCCACGCGCAGTACCCCGATATTCAGTTGCACCTGGGGGTGAGCGATCGCGTGGTGGACATCGTGAGCGACCAGGTGGACTGTGTGGTGCGCGGCGGCACCATCACCAACCCCTCGCTCATCGCGCGCCATGTGGGCGACCTGGTGCTGCGTGTGTACGCTGCACCCAGCTACCTGCAACGCTGCGGGGCACCGCAACACCCCATGGAACTGCAGGGGCCGCACCACCACACCGTGGGCTTTGTGTGGGCCCGCACCGGCAAACCCTTGCCCTTTGCCATGCGCCGGGGCCATGAACAGGTGCAGGCCCAGGGCCGCTACGTGTGCGCGGTGGATGACGGCAACGCCTACTTGGCCGCAGGCCTGGCGGGCCTGGGCGTGCTCTGGCTGCCCGACTACATGGCCCAGCCCCATGTGGCCGCAGGCACCCTGGTGCCGCTACTGGCTGATTGGCAGATGGAGCCCATGCCCCTGCACATTGCGTACGCACCGCACCGCCACGTCAGTGCGAAGCTGCGGGTGTTCATCGACTGGGTGGTGGGTCTGATGGAGCAGCACGCTCCCTTGCAGGGGTGTGCTATCAAATAA
- a CDS encoding chloride channel protein, with protein sequence MHQQPDFLHNLNQEFKNGRRWVDRSIVLACAVAAGLCVVLFTLMAEKAFWVFEQVYHWQGGWAVLVWMPAVTAAAVWATRRWAPGAAGSGIPQVMVALEPTLDGPQRARFVSGWLSLAKMVLASAGFAAGLSIGREGPSVQVAAGVMHHARRWLGPQAGITAHGLLVAGGAAGIAAAFNAPLAGVVFAFEELSRKLESRSSGLLIAAIVLAGLMGVSVFGNLSYFGRIQVPRLGAEALLPGLCVALVCGVLGGLFAKLMAASLTAAPERLNHLRARFPVRFAAAGALLVAVIGLVTGGATFGAGSEAVKHMLAGEADVPAFYVTLKFIATWLSAWVGIPGGIFAPSLSIGAGVGHNVAALMGHDIAPALIAMGMAAFLAAVTQAPITAFIIVMEMVDGHAMVLSLMAAAMLASLVSRMLARPLYETLALYMLSNLQASSSSPPEPPSPPSAEPATESASAPAPGAEPAAGTTATR encoded by the coding sequence ATGCACCAGCAACCTGATTTCCTCCACAACCTGAACCAGGAGTTCAAGAACGGTCGGCGCTGGGTGGATCGCAGCATCGTGCTGGCCTGTGCGGTGGCTGCGGGTCTGTGTGTGGTGCTGTTTACCTTGATGGCCGAAAAGGCTTTCTGGGTGTTTGAGCAGGTCTACCACTGGCAGGGCGGCTGGGCCGTGCTGGTGTGGATGCCTGCGGTGACGGCGGCGGCCGTGTGGGCCACGCGGCGTTGGGCTCCGGGAGCGGCAGGGTCAGGCATCCCGCAGGTAATGGTGGCGCTGGAGCCCACGCTGGATGGGCCGCAGCGCGCACGGTTTGTGTCGGGCTGGCTGTCGCTGGCCAAGATGGTGCTGGCCAGTGCGGGCTTTGCGGCGGGCCTGTCCATCGGGCGGGAGGGGCCTTCGGTGCAGGTGGCCGCAGGGGTCATGCACCACGCGCGGCGCTGGCTGGGGCCGCAGGCAGGCATCACGGCCCATGGGCTGCTGGTGGCGGGTGGTGCTGCGGGCATTGCGGCGGCATTCAATGCGCCGCTGGCGGGGGTGGTTTTTGCGTTTGAAGAGCTGTCGCGCAAGCTGGAGTCCCGCTCCAGCGGCCTGCTCATTGCCGCGATTGTGCTGGCCGGGCTGATGGGGGTGTCGGTCTTCGGCAATCTGAGCTACTTTGGCCGCATCCAGGTGCCGCGCCTGGGGGCCGAGGCGCTGTTGCCGGGCCTGTGTGTCGCGCTGGTGTGCGGCGTATTGGGGGGCTTGTTTGCCAAGCTCATGGCGGCCTCGCTCACGGCAGCGCCAGAACGGTTGAACCACCTGCGGGCGCGCTTTCCAGTGCGATTTGCCGCAGCGGGGGCGCTGCTGGTGGCGGTGATCGGGCTGGTGACCGGGGGCGCCACTTTTGGCGCAGGCTCCGAGGCGGTGAAGCACATGCTGGCGGGCGAGGCGGACGTGCCCGCCTTTTACGTCACCCTCAAGTTCATCGCCACCTGGCTGTCTGCGTGGGTGGGCATTCCTGGCGGCATTTTTGCGCCGTCGCTCTCGATTGGTGCCGGTGTGGGGCACAACGTGGCGGCGTTGATGGGGCATGACATTGCCCCGGCACTGATTGCCATGGGCATGGCGGCCTTTTTGGCCGCGGTCACGCAGGCCCCGATCACGGCTTTCATCATCGTGATGGAAATGGTGGACGGCCATGCCATGGTGCTGAGCCTGATGGCTGCGGCCATGCTGGCCAGCCTGGTGTCGCGCATGCTGGCGCGGCCTTTGTACGAAACCCTGGCGCTGTACATGCTCAGCAACTTGCAGGCATCTTCCTCGTCGCCGCCTGAGCCACCATCACCGCCCAGTGCAGAACCTGCGACGGAGTCTGCGTCAGCACCTGCGCCAGGGGCCGAGCCAGCGGCGGGCACCACGGCAACCCGGTAG